In Desulfobotulus mexicanus, one DNA window encodes the following:
- the grpE gene encoding nucleotide exchange factor GrpE encodes MKKLLLSLFQLIRRLFIWIYGQGKIFAIWSYGRMKIFTLWIWDQLKIFATWLYGRMKNLILWMDRKCYLPFLKWLAHLLNQKVQEKSEKDTPLTDWKKSSLEDFETWLKDLPDTPPSEGAGMESCDLYTLLSEFSGLRQEIRMQNREQVRAIKTLQQFMDDHNDAAELFRSRTASLVELEVRIRDAAEQNAIRPFLDVRDALLRGLEAAKAPQRKGFRFFRSSSSNAISAMQEGYTLTLQRLDAAFATAGIRAIETDGKDFDPRWMKAIHVEASENIPSGKVIRTLSSAYIRKDAVLRYADVIVSE; translated from the coding sequence ATGAAAAAACTGCTTCTCAGCCTGTTTCAGCTCATCCGCAGGCTTTTCATCTGGATATACGGCCAAGGGAAAATATTTGCCATCTGGTCATACGGACGAATGAAAATATTTACCCTGTGGATATGGGACCAGCTTAAGATATTTGCCACATGGCTCTATGGGCGCATGAAAAATCTTATCCTCTGGATGGACAGAAAATGCTACCTACCCTTTCTTAAGTGGCTTGCACATCTACTGAATCAAAAAGTTCAGGAAAAGTCAGAAAAAGATACACCCCTGACAGACTGGAAAAAAAGCAGTCTTGAAGATTTTGAGACCTGGCTCAAAGATCTGCCGGACACCCCGCCTTCTGAAGGTGCAGGCATGGAAAGCTGCGATCTTTACACCCTTCTTTCCGAATTCTCAGGCCTGCGCCAGGAAATCCGTATGCAGAACAGGGAGCAGGTCCGGGCCATCAAAACCCTGCAGCAGTTCATGGACGACCATAATGATGCGGCAGAACTTTTCCGGTCCCGCACCGCCAGTCTGGTGGAGCTGGAAGTCCGCATCAGAGACGCTGCGGAACAAAATGCCATCCGACCCTTTCTTGATGTTCGGGATGCCCTTCTAAGGGGCCTGGAAGCGGCAAAGGCACCCCAAAGAAAAGGCTTCCGCTTTTTCAGGTCTTCCAGTTCCAATGCCATTTCAGCCATGCAGGAAGGCTACACCCTTACCCTGCAACGCCTGGATGCGGCCTTTGCCACAGCAGGCATCCGGGCCATTGAAACGGACGGGAAAGACTTTGATCCCAGATGGATGAAGGCCATCCATGTGGAAGCCAGCGAAAATATTCCTTCCGGCAAAGTCATACGCACCCTGTCCAGCGCTTATATCCGTAAAGATGCGGTGCTGCGCTATGCGGATGTCATTGTGAGTGAATAA